One region of Flavobacterium sp. KACC 22763 genomic DNA includes:
- a CDS encoding tetratricopeptide repeat protein — MKTITLLSSFFFTVLSFGQVSTNKAHDAIVEEFLSNCAEKHNYIFEMTEWQDCLDQGLKKDSTVAYLWQQKAMPYFKCKKYEVGMPFLDKAVFYNKERWLSYRAFMKCIFSHEYKEAIIDFDEAIKLYGNSYVMDHSFNFYKGLCYLQLNEYEKAEKLFDDYVNDIYKNRQQLEHPTAYFYQGIAKYELKKWDEAIAIFDKALKIYPEFSDAKYYKAICWLKQGKPREEAVALVGIAREDAAKGFSINEDNTIYETYPYQKKFGK, encoded by the coding sequence TTGAAAACCATTACTTTATTATCTAGTTTCTTTTTTACTGTATTATCGTTCGGACAAGTTTCGACAAATAAGGCACATGATGCTATTGTGGAAGAATTTTTAAGCAATTGCGCCGAAAAACACAATTATATTTTTGAAATGACTGAATGGCAAGATTGTCTTGATCAGGGTTTGAAAAAAGACAGTACTGTTGCCTATTTATGGCAGCAGAAAGCAATGCCTTATTTTAAATGTAAAAAGTACGAAGTTGGTATGCCTTTTCTAGATAAAGCTGTCTTCTATAATAAAGAACGCTGGTTGTCGTATCGCGCTTTTATGAAATGCATTTTTTCGCACGAGTATAAAGAGGCTATCATAGACTTTGATGAAGCCATAAAACTGTATGGAAATAGTTATGTTATGGACCATTCGTTCAATTTTTATAAAGGACTTTGCTATCTTCAGCTGAATGAATATGAAAAAGCAGAAAAGCTTTTTGACGATTATGTAAATGATATTTACAAAAATCGTCAGCAGTTAGAGCATCCTACGGCATATTTTTATCAAGGAATTGCCAAATATGAACTTAAAAAATGGGATGAAGCGATTGCTATTTTTGATAAGGCATTGAAAATCTATCCTGAATTTTCAGATGCGAAGTATTATAAAGCAATTTGCTGGCTGAAACAAGGAAAGCCAAGAGAAGAAGCTGTTGCATTGGTTGGCATTGCAAGAGAAGATGCAGCTAAAGGTTTTTCAATTAATGAAGACAATACGATTTATGAGACTTACCCTTACCAGAAGAAGTTTGGTAAATAA
- a CDS encoding Fur family transcriptional regulator, translated as MKATRNTAAKTAVLEVFEKSKTALSHTEIHKQLNDLCDRVTIYRILDRLINEDVIHKISNLDGTVKYAKCNHSHQRVHIHNHAHFSCENCHEITCLETVKPSYIMPHNYKVNEINFTLSGLCPNCLNSNI; from the coding sequence ATGAAAGCTACACGTAATACCGCAGCAAAAACGGCTGTTTTAGAGGTCTTTGAAAAATCTAAAACGGCTCTTTCGCACACTGAAATTCACAAACAATTAAATGATTTGTGCGACCGCGTTACCATTTACCGAATTCTAGACCGATTAATTAATGAAGATGTTATTCATAAAATTTCAAATTTGGATGGAACGGTAAAGTATGCAAAATGCAATCATTCGCATCAGCGCGTGCACATTCATAATCATGCGCATTTTAGCTGCGAGAATTGTCACGAGATTACTTGTCTTGAAACTGTAAAACCGAGTTACATTATGCCACATAATTATAAAGTAAATGAGATCAATTTTACACTGTCAGGATTGTGTCCGAATTGTTTAAATTCTAACATTTAA
- a CDS encoding NAD(P)/FAD-dependent oxidoreductase — MEQKHFEVIIIGGSYSGLSAAMSLGRSLRQVLVIDSGLPCNRQTPHSHNFLTQDGEKPAVISAKAKLQVDIYKTVQFYNGLAVKALKTENGFEIATESGAVFTSRKVLFATGVKDLIPEIEGFAACWGISVLHCPYCHGYEVKNEKTAIIANGEMGFEYAKLISNWTKDLRLCTNGKLELTLEQLKILKNHGVQIFEQEIDSFEHNAGYIKKIIFKNGEKVEVKAIYAKPPFEQHCPIPEILGCDISEQGLLKVDAMQKTNIKSVFASGDCTTQMRSVAIAVSTGSFAGAVINKELIDEEF; from the coding sequence ATGGAACAGAAGCATTTTGAAGTGATTATCATTGGCGGCAGTTACAGCGGATTGTCTGCAGCAATGAGTTTAGGGCGCTCCTTGCGTCAGGTTTTGGTTATCGACAGCGGCTTGCCTTGCAATAGACAAACACCACATTCTCATAATTTCCTTACGCAAGATGGCGAAAAGCCAGCAGTTATTTCGGCGAAAGCCAAACTGCAAGTAGACATTTATAAAACGGTTCAATTCTATAACGGACTTGCTGTGAAAGCGCTTAAAACAGAAAACGGTTTCGAAATTGCAACCGAATCTGGAGCTGTTTTTACTTCAAGAAAAGTATTGTTTGCAACGGGAGTTAAAGACCTGATTCCTGAAATTGAAGGTTTTGCCGCGTGTTGGGGAATTTCGGTTTTGCATTGTCCGTATTGTCATGGCTATGAAGTTAAAAACGAAAAAACGGCGATTATAGCCAATGGAGAAATGGGATTTGAATATGCCAAACTGATTTCGAATTGGACAAAAGACTTGAGATTATGTACGAACGGAAAATTGGAATTGACTTTAGAGCAACTAAAAATTCTTAAAAATCATGGAGTTCAGATTTTTGAACAAGAAATAGATTCTTTTGAGCATAATGCAGGATATATTAAAAAGATCATTTTTAAGAACGGAGAAAAAGTTGAGGTAAAAGCGATTTATGCCAAACCACCTTTTGAACAGCATTGTCCAATACCTGAAATTTTGGGATGTGATATTAGCGAACAAGGATTGCTGAAAGTAGATGCGATGCAAAAAACAAATATCAAAAGCGTTTTTGCAAGTGGAGATTGTACAACTCAAATGCGATCAGTGGCAATTGCAGTTTCTACAGGTTCTTTCGCTGGAGCGGTAATTAATAAAGAACTTATTGACGAAGAGTTCTGA
- a CDS encoding ArsR/SmtB family transcription factor: protein MGITKQLNFDIETEAIGKICKALGHPTRIQIMTLLWKRDSRTCGEIVELIPLAQSTISKHLLELKKASLVDVKYEGKKTIYSITVDNIEVLKKYVSNYLSTIEISEQDKSTVLATRHKMRGRNRHLKQYNYQFPHKIIKEEAL, encoded by the coding sequence ATGGGAATCACAAAACAATTGAATTTTGATATAGAAACAGAAGCAATAGGAAAAATTTGCAAAGCTCTTGGACATCCTACACGAATCCAGATTATGACACTTCTGTGGAAAAGAGATAGCAGAACTTGTGGCGAAATTGTCGAATTAATTCCACTAGCACAGTCTACAATATCCAAACATCTTTTAGAACTGAAAAAAGCTAGTCTGGTTGATGTAAAATATGAAGGGAAAAAAACAATTTATTCTATAACAGTTGATAATATAGAAGTTCTTAAAAAATATGTCAGCAATTACCTTTCAACTATTGAAATTTCAGAGCAGGATAAATCAACAGTTTTAGCTACGAGACATAAAATGAGAGGCAGAAACAGACATTTGAAGCAGTATAATTATCAATTTCCCCATAAAATTATTAAAGAGGAAGCTCTTTAA
- a CDS encoding Nramp family divalent metal transporter: protein MTKSLEEVHESVSTENKKKGFRKILAFLGPAYLVSVGYMDPGNWATDIAGGSQFGYTLVWVLLMSNLMALLLQSLSARLGIVTQRDLAQASRETYSKYINYILYFLAEIAIAACDLAEVLGMAIGINLLFGIPLIEAVLITVLDTFLLLFLINKGIRKMEAFIIALVAIIGFSFIFEMIFAEPEVHKVLAGLIPSIPNSAALYIAIGIIGATVMPHNLYLHSSLVQTRKFDRTPAGIKQALKYNLIDSTIALNLAFFVNAAILILAAATFHKNGMFEVAEIQDAHQFLEPLLGTKWAPILFAVALIAAGQSSTVTGTLAGQIVMEGYLHFRIQPWVRRIITRLIAIIPAVIVILIYGESVTGKLLILSQVILSLQLGFAIIPLIHFVSDKSKMKGFHISRTTQVVSWIIASIIVSLNAKLVYDEITSWLANSDNPMVLWLTVVPLAIAFSVLLLYIVFKPFIAKFKSKAINHSPHNLKLKFSPRESKSIKNIAVSVDFSNADEAALNKAFELGGIDTEYTLIHIVETVGALMYGVNIQDYETTIDEKLLLKYKDMLSEKGFKIKTELGFGKPTKVISKIINEGNFDILVMGTHGHTGLKDILFGTTVDKLRHKISIPLLIVK, encoded by the coding sequence ATGACCAAATCTTTAGAAGAAGTCCACGAATCGGTTTCCACAGAAAATAAAAAAAAAGGTTTTAGAAAAATTTTAGCCTTCCTAGGTCCCGCTTATTTGGTAAGTGTTGGCTATATGGATCCTGGAAACTGGGCAACCGATATTGCTGGCGGAAGCCAATTCGGATACACTTTAGTCTGGGTTTTATTGATGAGTAATTTAATGGCTTTGCTTTTGCAGAGCTTAAGTGCGCGCCTCGGAATTGTAACCCAGCGCGATCTTGCGCAAGCCTCTCGAGAAACCTATTCCAAATACATCAATTACATTCTATATTTCCTTGCCGAAATTGCCATTGCAGCCTGCGATCTTGCCGAAGTTCTCGGAATGGCAATCGGGATTAATCTGCTTTTCGGAATTCCGCTAATCGAAGCGGTTCTAATTACTGTTTTAGACACCTTTTTACTGCTTTTCCTGATCAATAAAGGAATTCGTAAGATGGAAGCCTTCATTATTGCTTTAGTGGCGATTATTGGCTTCTCTTTTATTTTCGAAATGATTTTTGCAGAACCGGAAGTTCACAAAGTTCTGGCAGGACTTATTCCTTCGATTCCCAACTCAGCAGCTTTGTATATCGCTATCGGAATTATCGGTGCAACTGTAATGCCTCACAATTTATATTTGCATTCCTCTTTGGTGCAAACCAGAAAATTTGACAGAACTCCAGCGGGAATCAAACAAGCTTTAAAATACAATTTGATCGATTCTACGATTGCTTTGAATCTTGCTTTCTTTGTAAATGCTGCCATTTTAATTCTTGCTGCAGCGACTTTCCATAAAAATGGAATGTTTGAAGTTGCCGAAATTCAAGATGCACATCAATTTCTTGAACCGCTTTTAGGAACCAAATGGGCACCAATATTATTTGCCGTTGCTTTAATCGCTGCTGGACAAAGTTCGACCGTTACAGGAACACTTGCAGGACAAATCGTAATGGAAGGTTATCTGCATTTCAGAATTCAGCCTTGGGTTCGTAGAATTATAACGCGTTTGATTGCCATTATACCTGCCGTAATCGTAATTTTAATTTATGGCGAAAGCGTAACAGGGAAGCTTTTAATTCTAAGTCAGGTTATTTTGAGTTTACAACTCGGATTTGCCATTATTCCGCTGATTCATTTTGTAAGTGATAAGTCAAAAATGAAAGGTTTTCATATTTCCAGAACCACTCAGGTTGTTTCCTGGATCATTGCATCTATTATTGTTTCTTTGAATGCCAAATTGGTTTATGACGAAATCACTTCGTGGTTAGCAAATTCAGACAATCCAATGGTTCTTTGGCTTACGGTTGTTCCATTAGCTATCGCATTCTCTGTTTTATTGCTGTACATTGTTTTCAAACCATTTATTGCCAAATTCAAATCAAAAGCTATAAATCATTCGCCTCACAATCTTAAACTGAAGTTTTCGCCAAGAGAAAGTAAGAGCATTAAAAACATTGCTGTTTCTGTCGATTTCTCAAATGCCGACGAAGCCGCTTTAAACAAAGCCTTTGAATTGGGTGGCATTGACACCGAATATACGCTCATTCACATTGTAGAAACGGTCGGAGCCTTAATGTACGGAGTTAATATACAAGATTATGAAACCACAATAGATGAAAAGTTATTGCTGAAATACAAAGACATGCTTTCAGAAAAAGGATTTAAGATCAAAACAGAACTTGGTTTTGGAAAACCGACCAAAGTAATTTCGAAAATTATAAACGAAGGAAACTTCGATATTCTCGTTATGGGAACCCACGGCCACACTGGATTAAAAGATATTCTTTTCGGCACAACGGTAGATAAATTGAGACATAAAATTTCGATACCTTTGTTGATTGTTAAATAA
- a CDS encoding MerC domain-containing protein → MKKISTPFYDILGISSATICLVHCLVFPLLTILPLGLSHNPIIDLLFASIGLFAILKIIKKSSLLVSSILVVSMALIWISILIDLFFEIHLDLIYFGGIGMIIGHLINYKLHRKQNH, encoded by the coding sequence ATGAAGAAAATAAGCACACCTTTTTACGATATTTTAGGAATTTCAAGCGCAACCATCTGTTTGGTTCATTGTTTGGTTTTTCCTCTTCTCACAATCCTTCCTTTAGGGTTGAGTCACAATCCAATTATAGATTTACTATTTGCTTCGATAGGTTTATTTGCAATTCTCAAAATTATAAAAAAATCATCTCTTTTGGTATCGTCCATTTTGGTTGTTTCCATGGCGCTGATTTGGATCAGTATTTTGATTGATTTGTTTTTCGAAATTCATCTTGATTTGATCTATTTTGGAGGAATTGGAATGATTATCGGGCATTTAATCAATTACAAATTACATAGGAAACAAAATCATTAA
- a CDS encoding thioredoxin family protein, producing the protein MKKLFLLILFGITSTGFCQLKSRTFEEVDSLQQIKKRKIIVFIHTDWCQFCQRMKATTFKDQEIIEKLNSDFYFVDFNAEEKRDIRFNNHTFKYKPSGNNIGVHELALQLGTINNQIAYPTLCVLNEKNEIIFQYNIYLGTKDFKILLEKLEK; encoded by the coding sequence ATGAAAAAGCTGTTTCTCTTAATTCTCTTCGGAATAACTTCAACGGGATTCTGCCAATTGAAAAGCAGAACTTTTGAAGAAGTAGACAGCTTACAACAAATTAAAAAAAGAAAAATTATTGTTTTTATACATACCGATTGGTGTCAGTTTTGCCAACGAATGAAAGCTACAACTTTTAAAGATCAAGAAATTATTGAAAAACTAAACTCCGATTTCTATTTTGTTGATTTTAATGCAGAGGAAAAACGAGACATTAGATTTAATAATCACACTTTTAAATACAAACCTTCTGGAAATAATATCGGAGTTCACGAACTGGCATTGCAGCTGGGAACAATTAATAATCAAATCGCATATCCGACTTTGTGCGTTTTAAATGAGAAAAACGAAATCATTTTTCAGTACAATATCTATTTGGGCACAAAAGATTTTAAAATTCTTTTGGAGAAACTTGAAAAATAA
- a CDS encoding lycopene cyclase family protein: MNSSQIPHFDYIFTGTGLASLMTVYKMVLSGKFSDKSILLLDQDSKKSNDRTWCFWEKEESVWDSVISKKWDFALFANEKFERHLALKPYKYNKINGIDFYNFVFEELFKHSNITFLNEKVTDINELETHVFVGTEENRFTCNYLFNSIYTKVFAERQNKYAVLQQHFVGWFVKTKEEVFNPEEVTFMDFSIEQKGNTRFMYVLPTSKTEALVEYTLFSEKLLPKEEYETEIQIYLKKLGASQYQILEKEEGSIPMTCYPFWEKNTKRVLNIGTAGGWTKASTGYTFKSSDKKSSDLVDFIQNKDFRMKDFHKKSKFWFYDLLLLDILYRYNELGSSIFSSLFKKGNPKLIFKFLDEETTFLEDVKVILKCPKLPFIKALFRVIFLSNKSNSKT; encoded by the coding sequence ATGAATTCTTCGCAAATCCCACATTTCGATTACATTTTTACAGGAACTGGACTCGCATCTCTGATGACGGTTTACAAAATGGTGCTATCTGGAAAATTCTCTGACAAGTCGATTTTACTACTCGATCAGGATTCAAAGAAAAGCAACGATAGAACTTGGTGCTTTTGGGAAAAGGAAGAAAGCGTTTGGGATTCGGTTATTTCTAAAAAATGGGATTTTGCTTTATTTGCTAATGAAAAGTTTGAACGACATTTAGCGTTGAAGCCTTATAAATACAATAAAATTAACGGAATCGATTTTTACAATTTTGTTTTTGAGGAACTTTTCAAACATTCAAATATTACTTTTCTAAATGAAAAAGTAACCGATATCAACGAATTAGAAACTCACGTTTTCGTTGGCACAGAAGAAAATAGATTTACCTGTAATTATTTATTTAACAGCATTTATACTAAGGTTTTCGCCGAAAGGCAAAACAAATATGCCGTTTTGCAACAGCATTTTGTGGGTTGGTTTGTGAAAACGAAAGAGGAAGTTTTCAATCCAGAAGAAGTTACTTTCATGGATTTTTCTATTGAGCAAAAGGGAAATACACGCTTTATGTATGTTTTGCCGACTTCAAAAACAGAAGCTTTGGTTGAATATACTTTATTTTCGGAAAAATTGCTTCCAAAAGAAGAGTACGAAACTGAAATTCAAATTTATCTGAAGAAGCTCGGCGCAAGCCAATATCAAATTCTCGAAAAAGAGGAGGGAAGCATTCCAATGACCTGTTATCCTTTTTGGGAAAAAAATACCAAACGGGTTTTGAATATCGGCACAGCAGGAGGCTGGACAAAAGCGAGCACAGGTTATACGTTTAAGAGCTCGGATAAAAAATCATCAGATTTAGTTGATTTTATTCAAAACAAAGATTTTAGAATGAAAGACTTTCATAAAAAATCTAAGTTTTGGTTTTACGATTTATTGCTTTTGGATATTCTGTATCGCTATAACGAATTGGGAAGTTCCATTTTTTCTTCTTTGTTTAAAAAAGGAAATCCAAAGTTGATTTTTAAGTTTTTGGACGAAGAAACTACTTTTTTAGAAGATGTTAAAGTTATTTTAAAGTGTCCAAAACTTCCATTTATTAAAGCGTTATTTAGAGTGATTTTTCTTTCAAATAAATCTAACTCAAAAACGTAA
- a CDS encoding TonB-dependent receptor — protein sequence MKYLFLVILIILTKSIFSQNISGKVESILPIDQEITIRLLSTNFKTQTDSLGFYKFESIPNGNYKINVTSTGFKPITQRISVLENENLNLDFELEEDQNELNEVVVSGTLKPVKRLESAVPVEVYSPVFFKKNPTPSIYDALQNINGVRPQLNCGVCNTGDIHINGLEGPYTLVMIDGMPIVSSLSTVYGLSGIPNSLVERIEIVKGPASSLYGSEAVGGLINIITKSPTNAPVFSADYFTTSYFESNLDLGMKFNAGKKAISLIGVNYFNYDQVIDKDNDNFTDVTLSERISVFNKWSFQRNHNRLFTIAARGMYEDRWGGDIRWEKKYRGGDEIYGESIYTKRAELIGSYQLPFEEKLMLSFSGNVHYQDSRYGTTSYIANQKIGFLQLTWDKKIGRNDLLAGIASRYTYYDDNTTATKEAENTWLPGIFVQDEITFSPKSQVLLGMRYDYNSIHGSIFTPRFAYRFKASENTIFRLNAGTGFRVVNLFTEDHAALTGSRDVIIKNDLKPEQSVNVNLNYIQKINFGNGTFMGIETTAFYTRFSNKIISDYETNPNEIIYDNIDGYALSQGISTNIDLNFPSGLKFIVGATVLDNKNVENGISERPFLTENFTATWSISYKIQPWDLSMDYTGNVYSPMKLPLLSETDPRSPNSPWYSIQNIQFTYSGWKDFEVYGGIKNLLNFTPMQNNPFLISRTNDPFDKNVQYDSAGKVLVTPDNPYGLTFDTTYVYGQNQTIRGFLGLRYTFR from the coding sequence ATGAAATATTTATTTTTGGTAATATTGATAATTTTAACGAAAAGCATTTTTTCTCAAAATATCTCTGGAAAAGTAGAAAGTATACTTCCTATTGATCAAGAAATTACCATCCGTTTATTGAGTACAAACTTTAAAACGCAAACCGATTCTCTAGGGTTTTATAAATTCGAAAGTATCCCGAATGGGAATTATAAAATAAATGTAACCTCGACTGGATTCAAACCCATAACCCAAAGAATTTCAGTTTTAGAAAATGAAAACTTGAATTTAGATTTTGAATTAGAAGAAGATCAAAATGAATTGAATGAAGTTGTGGTTTCGGGAACTTTAAAACCTGTAAAAAGATTAGAAAGCGCTGTTCCGGTTGAGGTTTATTCGCCTGTTTTCTTCAAGAAAAATCCAACGCCAAGTATTTATGATGCGCTTCAGAATATAAATGGAGTTCGTCCACAACTTAATTGTGGCGTTTGTAATACAGGAGATATTCATATAAATGGATTGGAAGGTCCGTATACTTTGGTGATGATTGACGGAATGCCAATTGTGAGCAGTCTTTCGACGGTTTATGGCTTGTCTGGAATTCCAAATTCTTTGGTGGAACGAATTGAAATTGTAAAAGGCCCAGCTTCGTCTCTTTATGGTAGTGAAGCGGTTGGAGGTTTAATCAACATTATAACTAAAAGCCCGACTAACGCACCCGTCTTTTCTGCCGATTATTTTACGACTTCTTATTTTGAAAGCAATCTCGATTTGGGAATGAAGTTTAATGCGGGCAAAAAAGCAATTTCTCTTATTGGTGTTAATTACTTCAACTACGATCAGGTTATCGATAAAGACAATGACAATTTTACCGATGTAACGCTTTCTGAACGAATTTCGGTTTTTAATAAATGGAGTTTTCAACGAAACCATAATCGTCTTTTTACGATCGCTGCTCGTGGAATGTATGAAGATCGTTGGGGTGGAGATATTCGTTGGGAGAAAAAATATCGCGGTGGAGACGAAATTTACGGTGAAAGCATTTATACCAAAAGAGCCGAATTAATTGGAAGCTATCAATTGCCGTTTGAAGAAAAACTGATGCTTTCGTTCTCTGGAAATGTCCATTATCAAGACAGCCGTTATGGAACAACATCTTATATTGCCAATCAGAAAATTGGATTTTTACAGCTGACTTGGGATAAAAAAATCGGACGAAATGATTTACTGGCAGGAATTGCCAGTCGATATACGTATTACGACGATAATACAACCGCAACTAAAGAAGCTGAAAATACTTGGCTTCCTGGAATTTTTGTTCAGGACGAAATTACTTTTTCTCCAAAAAGTCAGGTTTTGTTAGGAATGCGTTATGATTACAATTCGATTCACGGCTCAATTTTCACACCGCGATTTGCTTATAGATTTAAGGCAAGCGAAAACACGATTTTTAGATTAAATGCTGGAACGGGATTCAGAGTTGTGAATTTGTTTACAGAAGATCATGCGGCTTTGACAGGCTCGAGAGATGTCATTATTAAAAACGACTTAAAACCCGAACAATCTGTAAATGTGAATTTAAACTACATTCAGAAAATCAATTTCGGAAACGGAACTTTTATGGGAATTGAAACAACTGCTTTTTATACCAGATTCAGTAATAAAATCATTTCAGATTATGAGACTAATCCAAACGAGATTATCTACGACAATATTGATGGTTACGCTTTGAGTCAAGGAATTAGCACAAATATTGATCTTAATTTTCCCTCTGGATTAAAATTTATTGTCGGAGCGACAGTTTTAGATAATAAAAATGTGGAAAATGGTATTTCAGAAAGACCTTTTTTGACTGAGAATTTCACTGCAACATGGAGTATTTCGTATAAAATACAACCTTGGGATTTGTCGATGGATTACACAGGAAATGTTTATAGTCCGATGAAATTACCTTTGCTGAGTGAAACCGATCCGAGAAGCCCAAATTCGCCTTGGTATAGTATTCAGAATATTCAGTTTACCTATTCAGGATGGAAAGATTTTGAAGTTTATGGCGGAATCAAAAATCTGCTGAATTTTACACCAATGCAAAATAATCCGTTTTTGATTTCTAGAACAAACGATCCTTTCGACAAAAATGTGCAATACGATTCAGCCGGAAAAGTATTGGTAACGCCTGACAATCCATACGGATTGACATTTGATACAACTTATGTTTATGGTCAAAACCAAACTATTCGCGGATTTTTGGGATTGCGATATACTTTTAGGTGA